The Trypanosoma brucei gambiense DAL972 chromosome 10, complete sequence genome has a segment encoding these proteins:
- a CDS encoding DNA-directed RNA polymerase, alpha subunit,putative, with protein sequence MVKVYNLQRRTETLPTVRRTAPNAEELEDQSHLSRPAGAGDGEPTRRVETITFDMDNVSPPVANMFRRLMLTEVPVFAFDRILIEHNDGVVPDELLAHRIGLVPLAGPVSSMQYITDSASVGFDNLDPERVLLFELDVTAKRDVPTTSVYSGHLKWQPIAKQEELAARSEDDRVFLVHPDIVLTRLGPGQRLKLRAIAIKGIGAVHAKWTPVAACFYEMKQAKAGAEDSDGRASGRGRSRSGRGRVDANEEESNATRPRSASGNHSHEPHRETVNEVIAKRDTSSVRFTVESIGQLYAVDVFRQALILFAERIRDLAVRIRSTEPRMTGAAATAFTE encoded by the coding sequence ATGGTCAAAGTGTACAATTTGCAACGTAGGACGGAAACCTTACCGACGGTGCGTCGCACTGCTCCTAATGCGGAGGAATTGGAAGATCAGAGTCACTTGTCGCGCCCCGCTGGTGCCGGTGACGGTGAGCCAACTCGCCGAGTTGAGACCATCACATTTGACATGGATAACGTAAGTCCGCCTGTGGCCAACATGTTCCGCCGGCTTATGCTTACTGAGGTGCCAGTTTTCGCTTTCGACCGAATATTGATCGAACATAATGACGGTGTTGTCCCGGATGAGCTTCTTGCGCACCGCATTGGCCTTGTTCCACTTGCTGGACCCGTTTCAAGCATGCAGTACATAACCGATAGTGCCTCCGTTGGATTTGACAACCTTGACCCAGAGCGCGTTTTGCTATTCGAGTTGGATGTGACCGCAAAACGTGACGTGCCGACGACCAGTGTATACAGTGGCCATCTCAAGTGGCAGCCCATTGCCAAACAGGAGGAACTGGCTGCGAGGAGCGAGGATGATCGCGTGTTTTTAGTGCATCCAGACATTGTTCTGACACGGCTGGGGCCTGGGCAGCGCTTAAAGTTGCGTGCCATTGCCATTAAAGGAATTGGTGCTGTGCACGCAAAGTGGACGCCTGTGGCCGCTTGTTTCTATGAAATGAAACAAGCCAAAGCGGGAGCGGAAGACTCTGACGGTAGAGCTTCTGGTCGCGGAAGGAGTCGTTCGGGAAGAGGTCGAGTAGACGCCAACGAGGAGGAGAGCAATGCAACACGTCCCCGCTCAGCATCCGGTAATCATTCTCACGAACCGCACAGAGAAACTGTTAACGAAGTTATTGCTAAAAGGGACACATCCTCCGTACGCTTTACCGTTGAAAGTATCGGACAGTTGTATGCCGTCGATGTGTTTCGGCAGGCTCTTATATTGTTTGCCGAACGAATTCGCGATTTGGCGGTTCGAATCCGCTCTACAGAACCGAGAATGACTGGCGCAGCAGCCACTGCGTTTACGGAATAG